A section of the Clostridium felsineum DSM 794 genome encodes:
- a CDS encoding PilZ domain-containing protein encodes MRKKIEQRKFKRTDYKYNIDSYILNGELQYEQVEILDISESGARIHVPKRLNINDKITFNFKMGSLNVTCNATIVWGTSDLTDGFINGCKFDLIATDKRLLKLFIDSLYNKKFISYYKDKQTYIVPNMYCTLNISNTDIYRIFQYSTYQLGTLKKLNNKYDLCIHNNLVNRLNDYLNKNLDFFIVSIYEYAQFNKIIDFCVLSLQYNEENIAALRLRELDLSDLENESAEKYRSDFEVFSEDIKLGILDEIAKSLSSKNLNDIDTI; translated from the coding sequence ATGAGAAAAAAAATTGAACAAAGAAAATTTAAAAGAACAGATTACAAATATAACATAGACTCTTATATACTAAATGGAGAACTTCAATATGAACAAGTTGAAATCCTTGATATAAGTGAATCTGGGGCAAGGATTCATGTTCCTAAGCGTCTTAATATTAATGACAAAATCACTTTTAATTTTAAGATGGGTTCTTTAAATGTAACCTGCAATGCAACAATTGTTTGGGGTACTAGTGATTTAACTGATGGATTTATAAACGGTTGTAAATTTGATCTTATTGCTACGGATAAACGTCTATTAAAACTCTTTATAGACTCACTCTATAACAAAAAATTTATTTCTTATTATAAAGACAAACAAACTTATATAGTACCTAATATGTATTGTACATTAAACATTTCAAATACTGATATATATAGAATATTTCAATATTCTACTTACCAATTAGGTACTCTAAAAAAGCTCAATAACAAATATGATTTATGTATTCATAATAACTTAGTTAACAGACTAAATGATTACCTCAATAAAAATTTAGATTTCTTTATAGTAAGCATATATGAATATGCTCAATTTAATAAAATAATCGATTTTTGTGTATTAAGTCTTCAATATAATGAAGAAAACATAGCCGCACTTAGATTACGTGAATTAGATTTATCTGATTTAGAAAATGAAAGTGCAGAAAAATACAGGAGTGATTTTGAAGTATTTTCTGAAGACATAAAATTAGGAATTTTAGATGAAATAGCTAAATCCTTAAGTTCAAAAAACTTAAACGATATAGATACGATTTAG